A stretch of Erinaceus europaeus unplaced genomic scaffold, mEriEur2.1 scaffold_288, whole genome shotgun sequence DNA encodes these proteins:
- the LOC132536359 gene encoding melanoma-associated antigen B5-like: protein MRPRTVKVPKVLAKIDAVETTSFPNQYEEALGMRKTQQERDPQPRQLLLPQPVHLPGPRPGIWQLDSLMQIAPVLVGQCGRGHRKLWGPESADCVQHLLSPVQSVTCALTTVTMPRDKNERHSSRKPRHAQAQADTLHGTTGPTSAAAAKGSGSQASQGNAGTKTSSDSRAASGPKGAQAGARSKAHPAVRPSAGAQGAGSKSKGEQKASEYGPVPSGPDAISRMVAVLEQFLLYKFKMKQPILKAEMLKFLGQRFQGRFLEMLKKASERIETLFAVRVQEVDSVTQAYDLVGELKLPNHGRVCPGKGLPKSGFLMHVLGMIFLKGNCASEEDIWRLLGTMQVYPGRKHNIYGEPRKLLTKDLVRLQYLEYRPVPNTQPPRYQFLWGPKAHAETSKMSVLQFMAKIKGTVPSCFLLQYQEALHEQEERAQALSIAGSRAKARGAAGCRAKGCWASSKRSIQAPSTLAYKELTL from the exons ATGAGACCACG CACGGTGAAGGTGCCAAAGGTTCTGGCCAAGATCGATGCTGTGGAGACCACTTCCTTCCCCAATCAGTATGAGGAGGCTTTAGGGATGAGGAAGACACAGCAAGAGCGAGACCCTCAACCAAGGCAGCTACTGCTGCCACAGCCAGTGCACCTTCCGGGGCCAAG GCCTGGTATCTGGCAACTGGACAGCCTCATGCAGATTGCACCGGTTCTAGTGGGCCAGTGTGGCAGGGGGCACAGGAAGCTGTGGGGTCCTGAGTCAGCAGACTGC GTCCAGCACCTCCTGAGCCCTGTACAGTCGGTCACTTGTGCCCTGACCACTGTCACCATGCCCAGGGACAAGAATGAGCGTCATTCCTCTAGGAAGCCCCGCCATGCCCAGGCCCAGGCTGACACTCTACATGGCACCACTGGGCCTACTTCTGCAGCAGCAGCAAAAGGCAGTGGTTCCCAGGCTTCTCAGGGcaatgctggcaccaagacctCCAGTGATTCCAGGGCAGCCTCTGGCCCCAAAGGAGCTCAGGCAGGGGCCCGGTCCAAAGCCCACCCTGCAGTCAGACCCAGCGCTGGAGCTCAGGGAGCTGGCTCAAAGTCAAAAGGGGAGCAGAAAGCCTCAGAGTATGGCCCAGTGCCCTCAGGTCCTGACGCCATAAGCAGGATGGTGGCTGTGCTGGAGCAGTTCCTGCTGTACAAGTTCAAGATGAAGCAGCCCATCCTGAAGGCAGAAATGCTTAAGTTCTTGGGCCAGAGGTTCCAAGGTCGCTTCCTAGAGATGCTGAAGAAAGCCTCTGAGCGCATTGAGACCCTGTTTGCAGTGCGCGTGCAAGAAGTGGACTCAGTGACCCAAGCCTATGACCTGGTGGGCGAGCTCAAGCTCCCCAACCACGGTAGGGTGTGCCCTGGCAAGGGGCTGCCCAAGTCCGGGTTCCTCATGCATGTCCTGGGCATGATCTTCCTGAAGGGCAACTGCGCCAGTGAGGAAGACATCTGGAGGCTGCTGGGCACTATGCAGGTGTACCCGGGCAGGAAGCACAACATCTACGGGGAGCCCCGCAAGCTCCTCACCAAGGATCTGGTGAGGCTGCAGTACCTGGAGTACCGCCCGGTGCCCAACACTCAGCCCCCCCGCTACCAGTTCCTGTGGGGCCCCAAAGCCCATGCTGAGACCAGCAAGATGAGCGTGCTGCAGTTCATGGCCAAGATCAAGGGCACGGTGCCCAGCTGCTTCTTACTCCAGTACCAAGAGGCTCTGCATGAGCAGGAGGAAAGAGCCCAGGCCCTGAGCATAGCTGGCTCCAGGGCCAAGGCTCGAGGCGCAGCTGGCTGCAGAGCAAAGGGGTGCTGGGCCAGTTCCAAGAGGTCCATCCAGGCTCCTTCTAC TCTGGCATATAAGGAGCTTACACtttga
- the LOC132536358 gene encoding LOW QUALITY PROTEIN: melanoma-associated antigen B5-like (The sequence of the model RefSeq protein was modified relative to this genomic sequence to represent the inferred CDS: deleted 2 bases in 1 codon), producing MEAKLLEQFMLHSYQLKQHSMLEDMQRMVNPAFAAYFDDILMIASEHIETHFAMHVEEIDPVLHAYDLVTQLQLPYNSRVHPGCGLPKTGLLMYVLGLIFTKGSHATEEEIWAFLSMMSIYPGQKHHIYGEPHKLLTQDLVQLQYLEYHPVPHTQPRRYQFLGGPKAQAEIRKMRVLEFIAKVNGKEPTDYLAQYQEAVQDEQARTQAQVAARAACTSNTRMCPYAWAQPATTLVMSPGSL from the exons ATGGAGGCTAAGCTGTTAGAGCAGTTCATGCTACACAGTTATCAGCTGAAACAGCACAGCATGCTGGAAGACATGCAGAGAATGGTGAACCCAGCTTTTGCAGCTTACTTTGATGACATCTTAATGATAGCCTCTGAACACATTGAGACGCATTTTGCCATGCACGTTGAGGAGATAGATCCTGTGCTCCATGCCTATGACCTGGTGACTCAGCTGCAGCTTCCATATAACAGCAGGGTGCACCCCGGCTGCGGACTGCCCAAGACCGGACTGCTCATGTACGTCCTGGGGCTCATCTTCACCAAGGGCAGTCATGCCACCGAAGAGGAGATATGGGCGTTTCTGAGCATGATGAGCATCTACCCCGGCCAGAAACACCACATTTATGGGGAGCCCCACAAGCTCCTCACACAAGACCTGGTGCAGCTGCAGTACCTGGAGTACCAC CCCGTGCCCCACACCCAGCCCCGCCGCTACCAGTTCCTGGGGGGCCCCAAAGCCCAGGCTGAGATCCGCAAAATGAGGGTCCTGGAGTTTATCGCAAAGGTTAATGGCAAAGAGCCAACCGATTACCTGGCCCAATACCAAGAAGCTGTCCAAGATGAGCAGgccagaacccaggctcaagttgCCGCCAGGGCTGCCTGCACATCTAACACCAGGATGTGTCCCTATGCCTGGGCACAACCTGCTACCACACTGGTCATGTCACCGGGTTCTCTCTAG